The DNA sequence CATTaggttttttttatgtcaaataaacttCATGCCTATACCTTCTTATAGTCGATTGTTTTCCATTTGGTTGTATAGTCCTACAATTATGTATGTAAGTTGTCACTAATACATCTTCAAAATTGACTTCGAAAATTGTTCTTTTAACTTCTAAAGTTGTCACTAATTctcttaatttaatttttattttttcacagACCTCAATAGtgataaaagatccatatagctgactgatcccaaatagttaggattttacgactttgttgttattgttgtgacATATCACTTATATTGATTGGTTTGAGATAATTCTTGTACAAATAGACTTGTTTGCACTTTTTGGTTTAATTGCTTTTAAGACAAGTAATAAATATCCAAGCATTTTGTGTTACTCTAGAATATTGTAGTTTCACTTTTATTACAGCCAAGGTATGCAATGTTGATTTCCAATAATACGAAACTCACATTATGTGTAATTACTTCAGAATATGATGGTAACCTTATAAAAGTTCATTAGTAGGCCACCACCAAGGAGCCTGGTATACAACAAGTCCATCTCAAGGGTCCCCTGGTCTCTTTGATAACTACGATTTTAGTGAAAGTCATAATAAAATCGAACTTGACTTTCCTGTTGGTGTTTGTTTAATTGGAAAATAACTTTCTGAAACTTAAGATACAGATACTTACAGTGGTACCGTTGAAAATGACACTCTGGGTTCCTTAGACCAAGGATTGTCATGCCTACTGTGTCACCATGCACTATGTTAACTCTTTCAGACATGTTGAGGCCGGCATAGAGGCATGATGACCAGACAACATGAGATGATGCTATGATAAACATATATCAACTGCTTGTGTGATGAAATGATAATCTTTGGACAAGACATCTGTTTCAATATCCTGTAAATAGCTTCAGAATTCTTTTGCATCAAAGTAAActcagaagtgtcactttctttatttttttcatttgcaTGGTACCAAACATTAAAAGTTATCAATTACAGTAAATGTCCATTTTAGGAGTGCCACTATTAATATTTGAAACTTGGACGCAATATAACAACGTTAGAAAATTTAATAACAACATTAGAGTATTTAATAGTCAAACCAACAGTAGGTCCGCATCTTATAATAATAGAATCTAGTGCTAAAGAAAGGCCCATGTATAAGCAATTTGATCTAGGTTTTGCATTATTTTAGAATCGACTGAATTCACACACACAGATTGCTCTCATCTTATTAGTTTCTCTAATATCCTTAATGTCATTCAAAACAGTAAACTGCAGAAAACAGAATCTGATTGCAACTAACACTTGCTAAGCAGATAGCATGATAACTCAGGAGGCCCCTTCTAGTATATCAAAATGAAGTACTAAATACgaattcaaaagagaagaaaggataATGAAAAAGAACAATGACATACTGGTGTTTAATGCAGGAACTGCCAGACCGCAACGAAGCTTCACCCAGAAACAAGGAAGATAACCACAGTAAAAGAGGCCGAAAACAGCACTACTTAGTTGTGCAAAACGTGGATTTCCTCTCTGTAGCACCAATGCCATTGCAACAATAAAAGCGGATGATGTGACTGAAACATCTATGTTACCAAAATACCTGGCCATCACAgaaaaatcatataaataattATAGAAGAGTAATAAGCTAATGCAAACTACAGCCTATGATTAACGCTTCAAAGTTTCAACAATCATTTGGAAAGAAGAGTACTAGTGAGGTGACACTCGTAAACGTTACTTGGGAATCAGAATACTTAAAATATCAACCACGTAGTAGCATAtcctatatatttaaaatttaatgcATCAGTGTTTTATATAGAGCTGTATCAATATTCATGCTTCACAGAGGAAGACAATGAGATGAAAAGCATTGGATGAAATTGAGATGATGATCTTGACAAGCAAAGGCTTAAGGTCATACCTGCagctatataaaaattttaggtaTTCCATCAATCTCAACATGTAGATTTTATCAGAAGATGTCTTTACTCCTCATGGTTGAATCTTAACAACTAGATTCGGAAGATTAATATTAACTATAGCAGACACAAGAAAACAATAGCACAAGTCAAGCATGATAATGCATAGTTCATAAAATGATAAACTCAAGTATAAACAAAAAATGAAGTGCGTGAACATGTAATTCTCAGTCCAGGAGAGTGCATTTCATCTGGAAATTTTCACTAAAATCataatttcaatttttttattgaaagacCACATCTTAACAAGCTTATTTATGATAACCTCACAAAAGCAGCTAAAAGTTTATTTCTTTATGGTCATTTCGTGTTGTTCTAAAAGAAAGCATCAATTCATTGCTTCCCTTCTAACCAATAAAGGAAATCAGAGCTTTGATAGAGAAAGAAAAGACTATGGGACATTACAGTTTTGGAACTTACAGAGTGAGAATGGGCATGAGAGCACAGATGACGGAGCAAACCCTCGACACGTATCTTGGTGGCGGTGTCATCCCGGCAGCAATCCCACGACTCCGGACCAACTCAAAGTACTCCCTGGCTGCGGCAAACACCgcggccgccaccgccaccgtgaACACCCATCCCCCAGCCACCACAACTCCTCCCGCACCCAGTCCAATGCCAAGCCCAAAGACCACCCGCTTCCGCAGCTGGCTCCCCTGCTTCCCGTGCTGCTCCGAAACCGTAGCCTCCACTCCCTGGACCGTCGGGCCAATAAATCTAAGGACACCACAATCGAATTGATGCCAATAACCGAAACTTTAACTAGTAGCAAGGGATCAACGAGCACCTCGAGAGCGTCCTCGTCGTGGTGGTCGGCCTCGGGCGCGGCGGAACCGCCGATGGGGAGGAAGGCGGCGGAGAGGCGGCGAGAGGGGCGGACTAGAAGGAGCCGGAAGCGGAGGACGGACGGCGGGCGGCGAGGGAGGGGGAAAGCCTTGGCGCAAAGGGAGAGGTGTAGTGGGAAGCGGGCGTAGCGGTCAACTTCAAGGAAGGCGGCGGCGGCCACGGCCATCGGGGGTTTCACAACAGGACGAGTCAGGGGCGGCAGCATTTGGGGAGGTGGGGGGCGCGGATTCCTGAGATATGGAGGTTAACTTCCCTCGCCGTCCGTCTCGCCTCCCTTCCTGTTGGGAAAGTGATGTTTCTGTTTTCTTCAGATTTGTTTGCGGAAGTTGGAAAACAATTCTGCCAGCAGAATACATGCTGAAGGGTTTGTGTGCAGCGTGCGGCGTCCCACATCACCTCCTAACGTATCTCTACCGATGTTGGAGTCTTAAATCGGAATCCATATGTGAACGTACGCATTATTTGATGTAATGAGCTCAAATTGTTACCAGAGGCCCGTTCGGAAGGCCCAACATCGGTGTACACGGCCCATGCAAACGGAACCGAGTGGACCGGCAGAATAAGAGAGAGGCTTCGCGGCGTGCGTCGGAGCTGCAGGGAGACACAGGAAGGGGGAAGATGGTGGTGGTGGATGTGGGGGAGTTCGGGGAGGAGGGCTTCGATCCGAAGCGATGGATCAACGCGGCGCTGGAGTCGCGCCACCCGCAGGACCCCCTCGACCGCTACCTCTCCGACCTCGAGGAGAACCTCCGCACTTCCGCCGACAAGATCGCCGACGCCCTTGACCGCGAGAGCGCCGACGCCCTACGCCGCGTCCCGCTTGCCTGCCGCGACGTCCTCCGCCTCCGCGATGACGCCCTTTCCCTCCGCTCCCTCGTCTCCGCCATCCTCCTCGCCCTCAGCAAGGTCATTTCCCTTCCTCTCCCCTCTACCCTCTCATCTTCACTCCATCACGCGTACTTCTCACGCAACTCGTAGTGCCTTTACTAGTTATGGAGTTGGATAATTTCAGTCTGGATCTGGCGACATCCATACAGCAGATCTTAATTGAATATAATGACGTCGTATAAAATGTACTTCTTTCCAACATATGCAAAGCTTTTCCACCTAAGAACTTCATATTTTAACTGGATACACGATATGTCAATTGCACTATACCCGTTATAGTGACTTGATGCACCAGAAATTTAGTTTGACGAGGAGTTAAACCACCGATTGTGGATTTACGATTTGtatctgatgatgatgattgtgtgtgtgtgtgtgtgtgtgttttggtgGCAGGCTGAAGGCACTTCTGCTGAGTCCATAGCTGCTATTGCTAAGATTGATATCGTCAAGCAGCGGATGGAAGCAGCATATGAGACGCTGCAGGTATGAGCCATATGGTTAGTTAATTTTATCGTATGCCGGCGAGAAAAGTTATTACTTGTTCAACTGTTTATTAGGTGCAGAATGAATAATTATATTCCTTCTGAAAGAGCAGGATGCTGCTGGCTTGACACAATTGAGTGCAAGTGTGGAGGATGTTTTTGCAAGTGGGGATCTTCCACGGGCAGCAGAAACCTTGGCCAACATGAGGCATTGCTTGTCAGCTGTTGGCGAGGTAACTTCTCTTTGTCTTTTTGCATGGTTCCATCATTTTGTTCAGTTGAGCATGTTTTGTGTT is a window from the Musa acuminata AAA Group cultivar baxijiao chromosome BXJ2-1, Cavendish_Baxijiao_AAA, whole genome shotgun sequence genome containing:
- the LOC135598552 gene encoding phosphatidate cytidylyltransferase 5, chloroplastic-like; this translates as MLPPLTRPVVKPPMAVAAAAFLEVDRYARFPLHLSLCAKAFPLPRRPPSVLRFRLLLVRPSRRLSAAFLPIGGSAAPEADHHDEDALEGVEATVSEQHGKQGSQLRKRVVFGLGIGLGAGGVVVAGGWVFTVAVAAAVFAAAREYFELVRSRGIAAGMTPPPRYVSRVCSVICALMPILTLYFGNIDVSVTSSAFIVAMALVLQRGNPRFAQLSSAVFGLFYCGYLPCFWVKLRCGLAVPALNTKLGRVWPVVLGGQTHWTVGLVATLISISSIIAADTFAFIGGRAFGRTPLTNISPKKTLEGAFAGLTGCILTAALLSKILCWPTTLLSASGFGVLNFMGSLFGDLIESMIKRDAGVKDSGSLIPGHGGILDRVDSYVFTGALCYSFVKIMLPLFGV